The Pyrus communis chromosome 8, drPyrComm1.1, whole genome shotgun sequence region tttaatatgaattatctTGGCATATTCTTAAACATGATAGATAGGATGTGGATTATATCCCCATGCAAGCGGTACAGTTCAAATTGATTTGGGATGTCTCGCGTGTGGTGGTGGTGACAGATTGACAAGTAGTCagaaatgaatttaaaataaatttgaaattcattaaACGGGGATTAGGATACATGGATGGGTGATGGAATTATGATGAGATAAGAAAGCCTATGCAGGCTAGGCTTTTGGTCATGATAGGATAAGCCTGGCTAGGCTTTTATTATCTTTGAAAAGTTAGCCATCTGAAGATAGGCTTTAGCCTATGCCATGGATCAGTAACTACGTGTTTGAGTTTCAATTGGTTTCTATAAAATTATCAGGCCGTGCCAAGCAAAAGTATGGATGCTATAAATATAGAGTCGCATACAAAATTTTAgcacctccaattcaacacacaaattgccctacGTAAACTtttcaaacaccttgagatttttattttctttttccgccaacgtatcttcagtttggataaacaacactgtacGTGAAGGCAATcggcaacatcttcagtttggataaacagcactagagccgtagaatcagctgatcaaggagcaccttcagtttggataaacagtattGCTTCGAAtaaggattttcgagtccttgttggtagaggtcatctcatcagccttctcggcgaagtgaggtgttacaggttactacattcggcacattgaaagtcgAATTTGATATTTGAACTTCGCataactagcagccttgtctttaggctctagaacctgaaggctgagacgtgttccttcctcagccgTAGTCGtgagatcaagaagtcagcagcgcgcccaatgccacatcaacatatttcactcttcggccgagcttggccaacgagttggcacaccccacACGTAactgaaggacgtagttagctcattagttactcggtctgtgcgccacgtaggcttggtagtttttagggtcaatagTGACACATCACTTAATTTGcgaattttatttacaaatgtaGTCTACATAACATTACCATTTTACACTGGGCTAGAGCCATTCTAGCCTGGGGGTGACTCAGCCCTTGTGTGTGGAGTTTCTAGGTAGTGGACTAAGTGGATGAATATATAAAGCAAAACAATTGTAATTTTAAGTAGTTAAGATTATTTATCTTCTATGAAGTTATGTGATCGATTTTTCTCATCTCTCCATAGTGGTTgcatagaaaagaaaaacatatatatttgataCAAAACTAATTCAAAACTGGACAATATGAAGATGACACATGCAAAATCTAGAAACTCTCGAAGGCAAAGAAAGTTGATAAGTATACAATGAAATTATATGCCAAGACTTTGTCTTATCTTTGACCAAATTTCAGGTAGGCATAGCACACCTAACACTAAACATGGACGAAAAGGATATGACTTTAATAACGGAGAATGCTATATCTCCATATATACATGTTTGTCTCAGCTAAAGAAATCGCAATACAAGTACCACCAACTTCTCTTCATATGCTTTTGAGCAATAGATTTGGTTAACCAACTCTGACATTGAAAAGCCAACTGAAAGTCAAATACATAAGGTATGACATGGTGTCGAGTATTTAAGGGTATTTAACAACTAACATGCATGTCAAATCTGCGAGCATGTTTTAATTCtacaaatttgtaaagggtgatGTTAGTTAGATTAAActtttgcattatttttttgtaGGTTATGTGATTTGGTCGTTGATGATTGgtctatttttttaaattattaaaaaagaaatcaacTATCGACCATTACATCATATGGTttacataaaataatataaaattttgatttccctaacattttttatttaataagcactttttttatggtttagaaaaccttttttttttttttttttgggtatagAATGCCTTCTCGATCTTCAACTTATATTACTAATTTtctcaattaaaactaaacattGGGCTAAATTAGAAGAAGATATAGCTTAGATAATAAAGGCAACTTTAATAGAAATGTAGTAAACTAGGTCCTGTTTGCAAAATGATTCATAATTATTTCTCAGAGAATCAAATAAGGGGTGTTTCTCCACAAAATATCTCGaaaaaaatttggagaaatacTTCTCATGTGCATCTTTCCAGAAATAATTCTGACCTTCCTATAGTCACTTCCAAATATCCCTAATTAATCAAGTTTAGTTGGAGTGAAATTTTAAAGAAGCAAATTTCTACTCTTCATATTGCCACGTAGACAAGTAAAGTAAAATTCTTATATATAACATGACATAGATGAATGGTAATGCTCACATAAACTATGATATATGAATATAAATTGTAACATATATTAAGGCATAAATTGATATAAAATTATAGATGACGGAGTAGTGGAAGAAGATTCTTGAAGCAGGAAGGAAACTTAATAGGAAAGGCGTGATGAATGATGTCATGACATAAAATAATGGTGTGAAAGTAGGAAGCTCACACTGAAGGAGCATCGCAAGCACAACCACTGTGGATGTTGATGGATATGGACCGCGTAGATTTTCTAGTAACCCACTAGCTAGGGATAACTCACTACTTTGGCTACTTGGCTTGCACGTTTCCTCCGTCGACATCTGTTATTTGTGTGCCTTCTTCAGCGAGTAGCTTCTTTTCTTCTGTTGACTCGCTTGTTCTTTAAGAATTTAGTTGCTTTCGCAGTTCACATTCGAACCTCGACTCGACTCAGCATTCTCTGTCCACGCGCTGTGATGTAGATTTTTATACCacttagaccatcttcaatggttaggctaaaagtcaaattttttaacccgaaaaatttagtttttagctcagaaacagcttttctgctccaaccgttctagcctaaaattttagcccgggattattaaagaatgaacttaggttttttttttttgttaacttaaatttaaaaaaataaataaatatgtagactatcgtaaattaattttataaacattttaatctaaaaaaatttaaatttcgataaatattgggtggagtctACTCtaatttctgggctaaattttggggggaatttggcattggtttagcatttagcatttagcccaaggGTTGGAGTGGATTTAGGAGGAAATTTTGGAGGATAATTTAGCTTTTAGTCCACCATTAGAGTTGGTCTTATATGCTATACGTTGATGAGGACTAATTGGATTagataaagtaaacaaaattatGTTGGATAGACTTTCCGCGTCCAGAACTCAGAAGAGTATGAAGCTAGGTGCCATGACGTGCACTCCGAATACGAGACATTATTATTCTGTTAAAATTATAAACgtaggtttattttttattgatatattttgAGCGAGACatatcgatttttttttttttacaaacaatattatttacactaaacgGGTGTGAGAGCAAGTTAAGTCTcataatgggttagcaataatgtggtttaaattcaactttggcgataatcgaacctaagatctcccactaataaataaaaaggaataccAATAAGGACATATCGACTTTAAATGACCACATTTATTGTTACCTGTAGAAATGAATATATCACATGGTCCGTTTTCTTGATATCCATAAAATTTTCCCCTTCTTATAGTTTGAATTTTCTTCACGATAGGCAGAAAACCTTTTGGTAGACCATATTAttatgggagttttaacgaaaagctcgtGATATTGTTCAccttaacgaaaaatcacatatttacattataaagtcaatcctggtactattcattttaccctttattttgtctttatcgttaaaactcaaagtttttaaacccttttcattagttttctttattatCAATTGGTGAAGAGCTTTTAATTAACAACTAGTTATTCAAATAAACTGAAGGCATATTCAAGTCTAGTTAACTGAAATTttgttcgacaaaaaaaaaaaaaaaaagtaaaaaaaattgaaattttgactATATTTAAAAGTCTTTATAAAAATTGATAGGGTTAGTCTCAATtagtttcttgattttcaacatttcgtatatcaagtttttttcatcccagtcTAGTACCTAAAGTTAAAATTTTAGGACACTTttatacatccgttaagttttcgGTCAGAACCTTTAATGACGTGGTGTCTATATGGACAATGACTTGGCACCATGTGTCAATTTGGACccacttaaatattaaaaaaaattaaaagttaaaatttttttttttcccttcctcttcctttcttcctttGTCTCTCTTGAAAACCCGACAACCACCAACCTTTACCCACAACCCAACCCCGTGAGCCGTCGGAAATGGGTCCCAATCAGAGACCAAGAGAGAAAAATGACAGCCACCGCCGACCACAATGCAGAGCCTCCCCGCCCAATTCCCAACAACCCATCGGTTGCGTCGGCACTTCTGTCTCACTTGCTTTAGTGAGAGATCATCGGCTTCGAGGAGCAGCGAGAAGAAACAATTTTTAGGTTTTCGAGCGAGGCGGCGTCAGGTCGGGGCGAGTGGTAACCGGTTCCCGTTGATGAAGAGGACCGGGTTGCAGTAGTCGAAAGGTGTTGATGCTGAGGCTAAGAGATTTGTGGAACATAGCaagaaaggaagaggaaggaaaaaaattaattttttaacattaaattttttaagtttttaattttttaattttttaagtgaGTTCAAATTGACACGTGGGGCCAAGTCATTGTCCATCTAAGCGTCACGTCATTAGTTAACGGAAGTTTTAATGGaaacttaacagatgtatgaaagtgttctAAAATTTTAACTTTAGATACCAGActtgaatgaaaaaaaacttgatgtatgaaatgttgaaaaaccaagaaacttgtagtaaactgagattagcCCAAAtagatattttttaaattaaagggtatttttgtctatatttgataaattacATTATCATAGATTTAATACGAAAATAAATACtctattttcacaaaaaaaataataacaaatactCAATTTATTATAAATTGTTCATGAAAAACTAcagtattaaatattaaaaatttataaatacttTACCACTCAACTTTCCGCACACCTGCATTTAAAACTTATTTGTAAACCCCAAAGAgattatgaaaaagaaaaagactagGTTATGTTGGACACGCGCCTTGGATGCGTGTGACCATGGATACAGAGTAAACGACCTAGAACGTTGGGTAAATTCCAGAGTTTTGACCAACAAAAATATAACATTCCAGAGTTCCAACCGATCGCCTCAACAAAACGACCGCTTCGGGAAGCCTTAGTACAGCAACGCGGTGACGCCATCGGAACCTAATACTGACGGCGCTAATCACAATCACAACTCaaatttaaaacactttaaCAAAATTATCCAAACTGTTCCGTTACTTAACCCCCAAGACTTCCACCACTTCGCTTACTCCGTACGCCACAAGGCTGCAAAACATGCCTCCCTCCTATAAATACGTCCCCTCTACCTTCCCAACTCTCATTCCATCCACTTCGAGCATCAGCAAGAACAACCTTAAAAGTTTcgaaaacacacacacaaatctCATCCACTTCCAAATCTTTCCTTTCCAGCTTACTTCTTCGCTTCGCTCCTGCGAGCTGAACCCTAAACCCGAAACCTTAAACCCGTCAGCCATGAAGAGAAGCAGGCAAGACGAGACCTTAGACTTGGTCAATTGCCTAATGCTTTTGTCCAGGGAACCCGATTCCTCCCCAATCAAACACGAGAACACGAAAAAAGACCGAGTTTTCGTATGCAAGACGTGTAATCGGGAGTTTCCCTCGTTCCAGGCCCTCGGAGGCCACAGAGCGAGTCACAAGAAGCCGAAGCTGATGCCCGGTGGGGCTGCCAACCTTTTACATTTGGCACAGTCGCCGGGGTCGCCGGTTAAGCCCAAGACGCATGAGTGCCCGATTTGCGGGCTTGAGTTTGCGATTGGGCAGGCGCTTGGGGGACACATGAGGAGACATAGGGACGTCATTCAAGCTGCGGCTGTTCGGACTCAGACGTCACCGCCGATGCCGGTTTTGAAGAAGTCGAATAGCAGCAAAAGGGTGTCATGCTTGAATCTGGACTTGAATTTGGATTTACATTTGGCACCACCGGGTTATCACCAATATGATTTGACGAAGCTGCAGTTGATTTCTTAATTTGTtacatgtttaatttatatttttcttcctcCGTTGGCGTTGACATACATATAGTTTTAGTTTTGATGTATATTTATTCCTACAGATAATAGTCagatttttatcttttattttctgattCGATGTTTATATTGAAATATAGAAGAGGTATTGGATTTGTTTTCGTGATCATTTGGGAACAtattttgttcttaattttaTGAGACTTTGTATTCTATATTTCGTAATACTTATGCTATATttgcattctttgttttttaattttgtatgtatatTTCTAATtgggatgattttttttaaaattattattattcagAAAAGGCAgacaatttgaaaattttataataatttaaaagatGAATTTTAAACTCATGATGCATGAGTAgaactgtcacatcccaactCAGGCCCCCATCATATTCCGGGCTTGACttcactgtagcacgatattgtccactttgggcccctaccacaccctcacgattttgtttctaggaactcacacgagaacttcctagtgggtcacccatcttgggaatgctctcgctcccaactcgcttaacttcggagttccgatggaactcgaagccagtgagtaggaactcacacgagaacttcccagtgggtcacccatcttaggaatgctctcgctcccaactcgcttaacttcggagttccgatggaacccgaagccagtgagctcccaaaaggccttgtgctaggtagagatgggaatatacatataaggcttataggattcacacccctgggcgatgtgggatgttacaatccacccatcttaggggcccgacatcctcatcggcacacacaGCCAGGGATtggttctgataccaaattgtcacatcctggctcgGGCTCCCACCATATCCCGGGCtagactctaccgtagcacgatattgtttgttttgggcccctaccatatcctcacagttttgtttttgagaactcacacaagaact contains the following coding sequences:
- the LOC137743827 gene encoding zinc finger protein ZAT12-like, whose amino-acid sequence is MKRSRQDETLDLVNCLMLLSREPDSSPIKHENTKKDRVFVCKTCNREFPSFQALGGHRASHKKPKLMPGGAANLLHLAQSPGSPVKPKTHECPICGLEFAIGQALGGHMRRHRDVIQAAAVRTQTSPPMPVLKKSNSSKRVSCLNLDLNLDLHLAPPGYHQYDLTKLQLIS